One genomic window of Halovivax cerinus includes the following:
- the acs gene encoding acetate--CoA ligase, whose protein sequence is MSDQAEVELEARLEEQESFEPPASFVEQANVHDEGIRERFDEEWPECWTEAADLLTWDEPYEDVLDESDAPFYEWFTGGRLNASANCLDRHVEDGRKNQAAIKWEGELGETRTYTYGDLLNEVEAFAASLRELGVEEDDVVTLYLPMIPELPIAMLACARIGAPHSVVFAGFSADALATRMTAAESEYLVTCDGYYRRGDALNHKEKADKGLRGVEGDVETVVVDRLGDELNHFLGQHAHDYGDLVDEHEGTTVEPVSRDAEDMLFLMYTSGTTGEPKGVKHTTGGYLAYTAWTSRAVLDVEPEDTYWCAADIGWITGHSYIVYGPLALGTTTMMYEGTPDYPERDRLWELIEKNRVDIFYTAPTAIRSFMKWGTEYPERYDLSSLRLLGTVGEPINPRAWKWYYKHIGGESCPIVDTWWQTETGGMMVTTLPGVDTMKPGSAGPPLPGVDATVVDTGGEPVEAGEAGYLTVQKPWPGMLRTLYRNDERFLDEYWREYSDPDADEWVYFPEDGAKLDEDGYITVLGRVDDVINVSGHRLGTMEIESAIVGVSGVAEAAVVGGTHDVKGEAVYTYVILEDGQDPTESMRERVIEGVEDAIGPIARPEEVIFTPELPKTRSGKIMRRLLEDIASGAELGDTSTLRNPEVVEDIQAQVTED, encoded by the coding sequence ATGAGTGACCAAGCGGAGGTCGAACTCGAGGCCAGACTCGAGGAACAGGAGTCCTTCGAGCCCCCGGCATCGTTCGTCGAGCAGGCCAACGTCCACGACGAGGGGATCCGCGAACGCTTCGACGAGGAGTGGCCGGAGTGCTGGACGGAGGCGGCGGACCTCCTGACCTGGGACGAGCCCTACGAGGACGTACTCGACGAGAGTGACGCGCCCTTCTACGAGTGGTTCACCGGCGGACGACTCAACGCGTCGGCGAACTGCCTCGATCGCCACGTCGAAGACGGCCGGAAGAACCAGGCGGCGATCAAGTGGGAGGGCGAACTCGGCGAGACGCGTACGTACACCTACGGCGACCTCCTGAACGAGGTCGAGGCGTTCGCCGCGAGCCTCCGGGAGCTGGGCGTCGAGGAAGACGACGTCGTCACGCTCTATCTGCCGATGATCCCCGAGTTGCCGATCGCCATGCTGGCGTGTGCGCGCATCGGTGCGCCCCACTCGGTCGTCTTCGCGGGCTTCTCCGCGGACGCGCTGGCGACGCGGATGACCGCTGCCGAGAGCGAGTACCTCGTCACCTGCGACGGCTACTACCGCCGCGGCGACGCACTGAACCACAAAGAGAAGGCCGACAAGGGCCTCCGCGGCGTCGAGGGCGACGTCGAGACGGTCGTCGTCGACCGACTCGGCGACGAACTCAACCACTTCCTCGGTCAGCACGCCCACGACTACGGCGACCTCGTCGACGAACACGAGGGCACCACCGTCGAACCGGTCTCGCGCGACGCCGAGGACATGCTCTTCCTGATGTACACCTCGGGCACCACCGGAGAACCCAAGGGCGTCAAGCACACGACAGGGGGCTACCTGGCCTACACCGCCTGGACGAGTCGGGCCGTTCTCGACGTCGAGCCCGAGGACACCTACTGGTGCGCCGCGGACATCGGCTGGATCACCGGCCACTCCTACATCGTCTACGGCCCACTCGCCCTGGGAACGACCACGATGATGTACGAGGGGACGCCCGACTACCCCGAGCGCGACCGGCTGTGGGAACTGATCGAGAAAAATCGCGTCGACATCTTCTACACCGCCCCGACCGCAATCCGCTCGTTCATGAAGTGGGGAACCGAGTATCCCGAGCGCTACGACCTCTCCTCGCTCCGGCTGCTCGGCACCGTCGGCGAGCCGATCAACCCGCGCGCCTGGAAGTGGTACTACAAACACATCGGCGGAGAGTCCTGCCCAATCGTCGACACGTGGTGGCAGACCGAAACCGGCGGCATGATGGTCACGACGCTCCCCGGCGTCGACACCATGAAACCCGGCTCGGCTGGACCGCCACTTCCAGGCGTCGACGCGACTGTCGTCGACACCGGGGGCGAACCGGTCGAGGCCGGCGAAGCGGGCTACCTCACCGTCCAGAAACCCTGGCCGGGCATGCTCCGAACGCTCTACCGGAACGACGAGCGGTTCCTCGACGAGTACTGGCGCGAATACTCCGATCCCGACGCTGACGAGTGGGTCTACTTCCCCGAAGACGGCGCCAAACTCGACGAGGACGGCTACATCACGGTCCTCGGCCGGGTCGACGACGTGATCAACGTCTCCGGCCACCGGCTGGGTACGATGGAGATCGAGAGCGCCATCGTCGGCGTGAGCGGCGTCGCCGAGGCCGCCGTCGTCGGCGGGACGCACGACGTGAAGGGCGAGGCCGTCTACACCTACGTCATCCTCGAAGACGGACAGGACCCGACCGAGTCGATGCGCGAGCGCGTGATCGAGGGCGTCGAGGACGCCATCGGCCCGATCGCCAGGCCCGAGGAAGTGATCTTCACGCCCGAACTCCCCAAGACCCGCTCTGGAAAGATCATGCGTCGACTCTTAGAAGACATCGCCTCCGGCGCGGAACTCGGCGACACCTCGACCCTGCGCAATCCCGAGGTCGTCGAAGACATCCAGGCGCAGGTGACCGAGGACTAG
- the nth gene encoding endonuclease III, with product MGDPHTDPAEQAETVIERLETEYPDSTISLRYSNRLELLIAVILSAQCTDARVNAETEHLFETYRSAHDYANAPQEELAEALSSINFYNNKASYIREACEIIVEEHDGEVPDTMDDLTDLPGVGRKTANVVLQHGHDVVEGIVVDTHVQRLTRRLGITTEERPEAIEQDLLDIVPEGYWVQFTHLLIDHGRAVCTARNPDCSACVLADVCPSEKGDGEIDLASGDRWD from the coding sequence ATGGGTGACCCGCACACGGATCCGGCCGAACAGGCGGAGACGGTGATCGAGCGCCTGGAGACGGAGTATCCCGATTCGACGATCTCGCTTCGGTACTCGAACAGGCTCGAGTTGCTGATCGCGGTGATCCTCTCGGCGCAGTGTACGGACGCGCGCGTCAACGCCGAGACGGAGCACCTCTTCGAGACCTACCGGTCGGCTCACGACTACGCGAACGCCCCGCAGGAGGAACTCGCCGAGGCCCTCTCTTCGATCAACTTCTACAACAACAAGGCGTCGTACATCCGTGAGGCCTGCGAGATCATCGTCGAGGAACACGACGGCGAGGTGCCCGACACGATGGACGACCTGACCGACTTGCCGGGCGTCGGGCGCAAGACGGCGAACGTCGTCCTCCAGCACGGCCACGACGTCGTGGAGGGAATCGTCGTCGACACGCACGTCCAGCGGTTGACCCGCAGACTGGGGATCACGACAGAAGAGCGTCCGGAGGCGATCGAACAGGACCTGCTCGACATCGTCCCCGAAGGCTACTGGGTACAGTTCACACACTTGCTCATCGATCACGGGCGCGCTGTGTGTACGGCGCGCAACCCGGACTGCAGCGCGTGCGTGCTGGCCGACGTTTGCCCGTCGGAGAAGGGCGACGGCGAGATCGACCTCGCGTCGGGTGATCGGTGGGACTGA
- a CDS encoding polyprenyl synthetase family protein → MQETLAEWRPAIDDAIAEILPRRVDSAYLESFFGEPTFEYDPEGIQRALADPIWDLLDRGGKRWRAVLFLVFVEAFGEDPEDYLPYATIPEILHNGTIIVDDVEDEAETRRSEPALHHRFGQDVALNAGNAMYFIPLKIITNNPADLPPDRRLSAYEMLMYELNRTHLGQGMDICWHNEREVRATREQYLEMCACKTGCLGRIVARLAAIVTGQSETVERHAAAYAETVAVAFQIGDDVLDVENSLGRAGDFGKAFGNDIREGKKTLLVLHAIEESDPADAERLADIVAAEENTDDEIADALRIIEESGGIEYARERARELSDEALAHVDALDIDSHAAEQLRSFAEFVVDRDV, encoded by the coding sequence ATGCAGGAGACGCTTGCCGAGTGGCGCCCGGCTATCGACGACGCTATCGCGGAAATCTTACCGCGGCGGGTCGATTCGGCCTACCTCGAGTCGTTCTTCGGCGAGCCGACGTTCGAGTACGATCCCGAGGGGATCCAGCGCGCGCTCGCCGATCCGATCTGGGACCTCCTCGACCGCGGGGGAAAACGGTGGCGAGCCGTCCTCTTTCTGGTGTTCGTCGAAGCCTTCGGCGAGGATCCCGAGGACTACCTCCCGTACGCGACGATCCCCGAGATCCTCCACAACGGGACGATCATCGTCGACGACGTCGAGGACGAAGCGGAGACGCGTCGGAGCGAGCCGGCATTGCACCACCGCTTCGGGCAGGACGTCGCGCTCAACGCGGGGAACGCGATGTACTTCATCCCGTTGAAGATCATCACCAACAACCCCGCCGACCTTCCGCCGGACCGCCGGCTGTCGGCCTACGAGATGCTCATGTACGAGCTCAACCGCACGCACCTCGGCCAGGGGATGGACATCTGCTGGCACAACGAGCGCGAGGTTCGGGCTACCCGGGAGCAGTACCTGGAGATGTGCGCGTGCAAGACGGGCTGTCTCGGCCGCATCGTCGCCCGCCTGGCGGCCATCGTCACGGGTCAATCGGAAACCGTCGAGCGCCACGCCGCCGCCTACGCGGAGACGGTCGCCGTCGCCTTCCAGATCGGCGACGACGTCCTGGACGTCGAAAACTCGCTGGGTCGCGCCGGCGACTTCGGCAAGGCCTTCGGGAACGATATCCGGGAGGGAAAGAAGACGCTCCTCGTCCTCCACGCGATCGAGGAGAGCGATCCTGCGGACGCAGAGCGACTCGCCGACATCGTCGCCGCCGAGGAGAACACCGACGACGAGATCGCCGACGCGCTGCGGATCATCGAGGAATCGGGTGGCATCGAGTACGCGAGGGAACGGGCGCGAGAACTGTCAGACGAAGCACTCGCTCACGTCGATGCGCTGGACATCGATTCGCACGCGGCCGAGCAGTTGCGCTCCTTCGCGGAGTTCGTCGTCGATCGGGACGTATGA